Proteins co-encoded in one Streptomyces roseochromogenus subsp. oscitans DS 12.976 genomic window:
- the msiK gene encoding diacetylchitobiose ABC transporter ATP-binding protein MsiK, translated as MATVTFDKATRIYPGSTKPAVDSLDIAIEDGEFLVLVGPSGCGKSTSLRMLAGLEDVNAGAIRIGDRDVTHLPPKDRDIAMVFQNYALYPHMSVADNMGFALKIAGVNKAEIRQKVEEAAKILDLTEYLDRKPKALSGGQRQRVAMGRAIVREPQVFLMDEPLSNLDAKLRVSTRTQIASLQRRLGITTVYVTHDQVEAMTMGDRVAVLKDGLLQQVDSPRNMYDKPANLFVAGFIGSPAMNLVEVPITDGGVKFGNSVVPVNREALKAASDKGDRTVTVGVRPEHFDVVELGGGAAASLTKDSADAPAGLAVSVNVVEELGADGYVYGTAEVGGEVKDLVVRVNGRQVPDKGSTLHVVPRPGEIHVFSTSTGERLSD; from the coding sequence ATGGCCACTGTCACGTTCGACAAGGCGACCCGGATCTACCCGGGTTCCACCAAGCCCGCCGTCGACTCGCTCGACATCGCGATCGAGGACGGCGAGTTCCTCGTCCTGGTCGGCCCGTCGGGTTGCGGAAAGTCCACCTCGCTGCGGATGCTCGCGGGGCTCGAAGACGTCAACGCCGGCGCCATCCGGATCGGCGACCGCGACGTCACGCACCTGCCGCCGAAGGACCGGGACATCGCCATGGTGTTCCAGAACTACGCCCTCTACCCGCACATGTCGGTCGCCGACAACATGGGCTTCGCGCTCAAGATCGCCGGCGTCAACAAGGCGGAGATCCGGCAGAAGGTCGAGGAGGCCGCGAAGATCCTCGACCTGACCGAGTACCTGGACCGCAAGCCCAAGGCTCTGTCCGGCGGTCAGCGCCAGCGTGTCGCGATGGGCCGCGCCATCGTGCGTGAGCCGCAGGTCTTCCTCATGGACGAGCCGCTGTCCAACCTGGACGCCAAGCTCCGTGTCAGCACCCGTACACAGATCGCGTCGCTGCAGCGCCGTCTCGGCATCACCACGGTCTACGTCACCCACGACCAGGTCGAGGCCATGACGATGGGCGACCGGGTGGCGGTCCTCAAGGACGGTCTGCTGCAGCAGGTCGACTCGCCGCGGAACATGTACGACAAGCCCGCGAACCTCTTCGTCGCCGGCTTCATCGGCTCCCCGGCGATGAACCTGGTCGAGGTGCCGATCACCGACGGCGGTGTGAAGTTCGGCAACAGCGTCGTCCCGGTCAACCGCGAGGCCCTGAAGGCGGCCTCGGACAAGGGTGACCGCACGGTGACCGTGGGCGTCCGGCCCGAGCACTTCGACGTGGTCGAGCTGGGCGGGGGTGCCGCCGCCTCCCTGACGAAGGACAGCGCGGACGCCCCGGCCGGTCTGGCCGTCTCGGTGAACGTGGTCGAGGAACTGGGCGCCGACGGGTACGTCTACGGCACCGCCGAGGTCGGCGGCGAGGTCAAGGACCTGGTCGTCCGGGTCAACGGCCGCCAGGTGCCGGATAAGGGCTCCACGCTGCACGTGGTGCCGCGGCCGGGCGAGATCCACGTGTTCTCGACGTCCACGGGTGAGCGCCTCTCCGACTGA
- a CDS encoding Hsp20/alpha crystallin family protein, with protein sequence MTLPVRHRHGSLLERPFHAFGWGEPVAAEFDELFERMNRLLEGAAAAAPAAMAWSPAADMRETDDAYVIEAELPGIKRDDIDIEMSARELRITGEYKEQEREGVLRRSTRRSGRFEYGALLPADVRSEDVHATLCDGMLTVTVPKAQATKPRHIEIAES encoded by the coding sequence ATGACGCTGCCTGTCCGACACCGGCACGGCAGTCTGCTGGAGAGGCCGTTCCACGCCTTTGGCTGGGGCGAGCCCGTCGCCGCCGAGTTCGATGAGCTGTTCGAGCGCATGAACCGGCTGCTGGAAGGCGCCGCCGCTGCCGCTCCCGCCGCGATGGCCTGGTCCCCCGCGGCCGACATGCGGGAGACCGACGACGCCTATGTGATCGAGGCGGAGCTGCCGGGAATCAAGCGGGACGACATCGACATCGAGATGAGCGCGCGCGAGCTGCGCATCACAGGTGAGTACAAGGAGCAGGAGCGCGAAGGTGTCCTGCGCCGCAGCACCCGCCGTAGCGGCCGCTTCGAGTACGGGGCCCTGCTGCCCGCCGACGTCAGGTCGGAGGACGTCCACGCGACGCTCTGCGACGGCATGCTGACCGTCACCGTTCCCAAGGCGCAGGCCACGAAGCCGCGCCACATCGAGATCGCCGAGTCCTGA